A segment of the Streptomyces pactum genome:
GCCGCCTCGGGCGCCGGTCCAGGACGAGTTCCACGGTGCGCTCCACCCAGTCCCGCATGTGGCTCTCGGGCAACGGCGCTCCGGTGTCGGACGCCCGCCATCCGGACAGGTCCAGGTCGTCGGCGTGCCGCCCCTCGGCCGTCTCGTACACCCACTCGTAGACCTCGGTCCACTGCTCGAGGTGTTCGCGCAGCAGAGGGCCCGGCTCGGGCACGGCGGTCACGGCGTACGGGTGCGGGACGACCTGGACGCCGCCGTCGGGCGCGGGGCGTGCCCGGGCCACCCAGGGGTGGGCGGCCAGCAGCTCCGCGATCCGGCCGGTGTGGTCAGCCGTGGTGTTGTCGGACACCGTGATGCTCCGTTCTCTGGTCATGGGCGGGGTCGGGGAGGGCCGTGGGCGCCCGCGGGATGAGACGGCGCCCGGTCAGGTGCAGTACGTGGTCGGCGCGGGCGGCCGTGTCCGGGTCGTGGGTGACGGTCAGGATCGCCGGGCCGCTCCCGCGCAGCCGGTCCAGGAGATCGAGGACTCGTCGCGCGGAGACCGGGTCGAGGCCCGCGGTGGGTTCGTCCAGCAGCAGCACGTCGGGCTCGGCGGCGAGCGCGCGGGCCAGGACGACCCGACGACGCTGGCCGCCGGAGAGCGCCGAGGGCCGGCTGCCGGACAGTTCTGCGGGCAGTCCCACGGCTTCGAGCAGCTCCCGCACCCGGCGTCGCCCGGCCGTCCCCGTCGTGCCGTGGAACACCCTCAGCGGCCGGGCCACCGACCGGCCCGCGGTGTGCGCCGGGTTGAGTTCCGTCACCGTGTCCTGTCCGGCCAGTTGGACGGCGCGCAGCATCCGCCGGTCACGCGAGCGCGTTTCGCGGGGCAGCGGGTGCCCGCGCAGCAGCAGCTCCCCGCCGGCCGGGGGGCGGCGGCCCGCCAGGGCGTGCAGCAGGGTCGTCTTGCCGGAACCCGAAAGTCCGGTGACGGCCAGCCAGCCGCCCTCGGGCAACTCCAGGTCGCCCGCGTCGAGCAACGGCGCGCCGCCGGGGGTGAGCAGCGACAGACCCCGCGCCGACAGCACGGGAGCCGGTGGCGACAGCACGGGAGCCGGTGGCGACAGCACGGGAGCCGGTGGCGGTGCGGCAGGATCCGGTGCCGGTGGCTGCGTGGCAGAGGCCGGTGACGGCGTGGAAGGATCCGGTGCCTGCGCGGCAGTGACCGGTGGCGGCACCACAGGACCGGGCGACGGCGTCGCAGAAGCCGAGGACGACACCACAGGAGCCGGTGACGGGGCGGCGGAAGCCGACGACGCGGCCGAAGCAGCCGCCGTGCAGGGTGCGGGCCCGGTCGGAGTCCCGGCGGTCCCGGCGGACGCCTCGTGCGCCGAGGCGGCCGGAAGCGACTCCCGTACCACGCCGGACGGAAGCGGCTCGCGGACGACGGCGGACGGAAGCGACTCCCGTACCACGGCGGCCGGGCGTGGTCCGTGCCCCGGGGCTGCCGGGAGCGCCGGGCCGCCGGCGGCCCCCGCGTCGGGCGCGGGACGGGGGCCGCCGGCGAGCACCAGGGTGCGATCGGCCAGTTCGGCGGCCAGGTGGGCGTCGTGCGTGACCAGGACGACGCACCTGCCGGGGACGTCCCGCCAGGAGCGTACGGTTTCGGCGACCAGGCCGGCCGTCGCACGGTCCAGCGCCGAAGTCGGTTCGTCCAGTACGAGCAGTTCCGGGTCGGCGCACAGGGCGCGGGCCAGAGC
Coding sequences within it:
- a CDS encoding ABC transporter ATP-binding protein, which produces MTARSHTAAAAAAAAAVPLLAAEGLTVRRVHDGATVLPPAGLEVGSGEVLAVTGASGAGKTTLLRALLDVLPDGLHRPAGTVRWRGAPVEPGRAARRWRRARCGWLGQDPGAALNPLWRVDRLIGEGFTGDAGARVRRVEVLMHRLGLPPGLAARRAGEVSGGQAQRVALARALCADPELLVLDEPTSALDRATAGLVAETVRSWRDVPGRCVVLVTHDAHLAAELADRTLVLAGGPRPAPDAGAAGGPALPAAPGHGPRPAAVVRESLPSAVVREPLPSGVVRESLPAASAHEASAGTAGTPTGPAPCTAAASAASSASAAPSPAPVVSSSASATPSPGPVVPPPVTAAQAPDPSTPSPASATQPPAPDPAAPPPAPVLSPPAPVLSPPAPVLSARGLSLLTPGGAPLLDAGDLELPEGGWLAVTGLSGSGKTTLLHALAGRRPPAGGELLLRGHPLPRETRSRDRRMLRAVQLAGQDTVTELNPAHTAGRSVARPLRVFHGTTGTAGRRRVRELLEAVGLPAELSGSRPSALSGGQRRRVVLARALAAEPDVLLLDEPTAGLDPVSARRVLDLLDRLRGSGPAILTVTHDPDTAARADHVLHLTGRRLIPRAPTALPDPAHDQRTEHHGVRQHHG